From Cupriavidus sp. D39:
TCCCGCACAGCCGCGACGACGCCGCCATCACGGCAGCCATTATCAGCCTGGCCCAAAGCATGCGGTTGACCAGTGTGGCCGAGGGCGTGGAAACAGAGGACCAGGCCTCCTTCTTGCGGCAGCAGCACTGCGACCAGATGCAGGGTTATCTGTTCGAAAAACCGCTGCCCTTGGAGGCCATGGCGGAAATGCTGCGGCGATGGGCCAGTGAAGCCATGCCCCATGCTGCCGATCTAAACCCGCGTATTTCGTGCTGAAGCTTGCTTCAACGGCATGCCGTTTCTGATCAGCCTGCTCGAGATCGGCGCGTATCATTGAGGCAACGGGTCGCCACGCGCAGTTGCACGTGCGCGTCGTTCGGTGGCGCGCCGTCGCGAACGTCGACTCAATTGAATCCACGAACCCGCCATACCATGATAATCAACTCAGCTCGAATCTTGCTCGGCACGAGACATCCGCAGTGACGCCATGAACCGACGCCCTCCGGCCCCCCAGTCCCAAGCATCCCGCGCCGGCTTCCGCGGCGAGTTCGCGCACCCTGCGCATCCTACTGGTGCGGGATCCGCACGACGCCGATCCGCTCAACGTCGAAACCATCCACGCCGGCCTGGTCTCGGCGGGCTTCACCGACATCGAGACAGTCGACGCCGACCTGCGGCTGCCCGATGCGATCGCCGCGCGGCAACCCGACCTGATCATCATCGCGTCCGAGTCGGCCGCCCGCGACACCGTCGAGCATGTGTGCGTGTCGACCCAGCACGCACCGCGTCCCATCGTGCTCTTTACCGACAACGACGACGCCCAGCGTATCAAGACGGCGCTTTCCGCGGGCATCACCGCCTACATCGTCGACGGATTGCGCGCCGAGCGCGTCAAGACCGTGCTGGACGTGGCCTATGCGCGCTTCGAGCTTAACCAGGAGCTGCGCGCCGAGCTGGACGCCACGCGCCTCCAATTGGCCGAGCGCAAGGAAGTCGAGCGCGCCAAGGGCCTGCTGATGAAGGAGCGGGGCATGAGCGAGGACGAGGCCTACAAGAAACTGCGCAGCATGGCGATGGAATGTAGTATCAAGCTCGTCGAGGCTGCACGGCGAGTCATCGATGTGATGAGTTGAGCTCACGGAAGTTTGCTCGAGCGGCCGTAAGCTCTCAGTGCAATGCACAACCACATAACGCCCCACCGCTACCGGTCACGTTCCCGCTACGGCGTCACCACGCCCCCGCCAGCAGGCTCTACGGCCTGGTGCGCAAGGCCAGCATGGGCACGCCGACTGCGGTGCTCGCGCCGTTTTGGCAGGACCACCTGCGCGACAAGATGCGCGCTACCATCGCGCACAACGGCTTGCCGGCCGCCCTCAAGTCGATCGCGGCCGACGCCGTGCAGTCGATCTGGCACGCCGCCGACGGAGCCGCCGCCCGACGAGTGCAGCGCAACCGGGCGCGGGCCGGGGTGGTGGCGGCCGAGTGGGAAACAGCCGTCATGCAAGCCGAGCTCGAGGCTGCGCGGCGCTACGGGAAGAGTTGGACGCCGAGCGCCAGGCCCACGCGGCCACGCAGGCGCGTCAGGAGGAGGGCCAGCGCCAGGCCGAGGCGCTCAAGCGGCAATGGGATGAGTTGCGTATCCAATTCTCGACGGAGCTGGAACGCACGCGCAAGCAGGTCGCCGTCGCGCAGCAGGCCAGCGCCACCGAGCGCCGCGCGGTGCACGAGATCGATCAGGAGCGCACGCTGCGCCAGAAAGGGGAAACAAGCGCTCGCGGACCTGCGTACCGAGATGGCAGCGGTGCAGGCGAGGGCGCAGAAAGCAGCTGCGCGCCGCGCACGGTAGACCGCCGGCAAGGGGCGGTCCGACAGAGGCCAAGACCCTCTGTCGGGCCTGACCAGGACCGGTCTTCCCACGGCGGGGTATCAATTTTCCGCGGGCGCCAAGGATCATGGCTGCATTCATTCTAGTACCTTGGGGCGATCATGAAAGAAATGTCAAGACATAGGTCCAATGTCTATGGGCACGGCCGCCCGACAGGAGACGGCGCCATCTCACTGCTGTCGGGTCTGACCCGCATCGCTCCCCTTCTCCACAGGGCTTCGCCATCACCCAGGGTGGTAGGGGCTGGGGATGAGCGTATCGGCATTGGCTCGTGGCACGGGACGGCCAACCATGGCAACCTTTGCCCGAATCGTGAGTACTCCATAGGGCTTCGGGGAAATCAGTCGGCCCGTACCGGGGAGGTCTGCCCGGTCGTGGCCTGACCCTGACCGATCATCTCGCTGACCTGGAGGTATCAGGCCCGGGAGGGGAGGGAATGGGTTGGGGCTGTCTGGGATTCTAGCCCGAATATCTCACGCGGCAGTGCAAATGGAGGTCGGCGGAACCGTAGGGTCCCGCGTTGAATCTGGTGTCAATTTCGCCAGCTTCTCTGCTCAAGTTACGCTTGCCCGCGACGTTAGAACGTTTCTGCACACCACGACCGTTTCAGCATATGCCCACCCTCGTCG
This genomic window contains:
- a CDS encoding ANTAR domain-containing response regulator — its product is MLLVRDPHDADPLNVETIHAGLVSAGFTDIETVDADLRLPDAIAARQPDLIIIASESAARDTVEHVCVSTQHAPRPIVLFTDNDDAQRIKTALSAGITAYIVDGLRAERVKTVLDVAYARFELNQELRAELDATRLQLAERKEVERAKGLLMKERGMSEDEAYKKLRSMAMECSIKLVEAARRVIDVMS